The Streptococcus pantholopis genome has a segment encoding these proteins:
- the feoB gene encoding ferrous iron transport protein B, with amino-acid sequence MTEIALIGNPNSGKTSLFNLLTGTNQRVGNWPGVTVERKSGRAKGDKGVSVQDLPGIYSMSPYSPEEKVARDYLLSRQADSILNVVDATNLERNLYLTTQLIETGIPVTIALNMSDVLKKQKKTINLEKLSYQMGVPVVATSALKNTGTAKALNTACQTTKESVETIQYPLYDSKFEAAVAQIIEVLGNTVPETSQRFYAIKLFERDQLVMAELDLSDFQKSEIADIIRITEDIFTEDAETIVINERYAFIERVSKMAQSQDSHFKMTLSDRIDKIVTNRLLALPLFALAMFAVYYLSIQTVGTIGTDWVNDVLFGDYIPAAAASFLDYLHVEAWLTDLIVDGIIAGVGTVLGFLPQIFVLFICLGVLEDIGYMSRIAFVMDRIFRRFGLSGKSFIPMLIATGCGVPGIMASRTIENERDRRITIMTATFMPCSAKLSIIALIAGAFFPDNPWIAPSAYFLGFGAIILSGIALKKTRLLGGYASPFIMELPAYHLPKITAVFHYAFGKALSFIKRAGTIIFTLTVFIWFASSYNFSLQAVSAEKSILAGLGHTLSWVFAPLGFGNWKATVAALTGLAAKETVVATFGVLYHNPGAEEGSRQLWHSLQGDYSSLAAYSFLAFNLLCAPCFAAIGAIKREMGALKWTLAAIGFQTGLAYAVSLMIYQFGLVLFYGQPLSAWSMAALVLLCLLLYFVGRKPRQFKEKIISIDNLGMVQK; translated from the coding sequence ATGACTGAAATTGCGTTAATTGGCAATCCCAACAGCGGTAAGACCAGCTTGTTTAACCTGCTGACAGGGACAAATCAGCGTGTGGGAAATTGGCCGGGTGTTACTGTCGAGCGCAAGAGCGGCAGGGCGAAAGGCGATAAAGGGGTAAGTGTGCAGGATTTGCCCGGTATTTATTCTATGTCACCTTACAGCCCTGAGGAAAAGGTAGCCAGAGATTATCTGCTGAGCCGCCAAGCAGACAGTATTTTAAATGTCGTGGACGCAACAAATCTGGAGAGAAATCTTTACCTGACCACTCAGCTGATTGAAACGGGTATCCCAGTCACTATTGCTCTTAATATGAGCGATGTTCTGAAGAAGCAGAAAAAAACGATTAATCTGGAAAAACTGTCTTATCAAATGGGAGTTCCGGTTGTAGCTACCAGTGCTTTAAAAAATACTGGCACAGCTAAGGCTCTGAATACAGCCTGTCAAACTACTAAAGAAAGTGTTGAAACAATTCAGTATCCGCTCTATGATAGTAAATTTGAGGCGGCTGTCGCACAAATTATTGAGGTGCTGGGCAACACTGTACCGGAAACTTCTCAGCGTTTTTATGCTATTAAACTTTTTGAACGTGATCAGCTGGTTATGGCAGAGCTGGACTTATCTGACTTTCAAAAGAGCGAAATTGCCGATATTATCAGGATAACAGAAGATATTTTTACTGAAGACGCAGAAACCATTGTTATTAATGAGCGTTACGCTTTTATTGAACGTGTCAGCAAGATGGCTCAAAGTCAGGACAGCCATTTTAAAATGACCCTGTCTGATAGAATTGATAAAATCGTGACCAACCGTCTGCTGGCTTTGCCTCTTTTTGCGTTAGCCATGTTTGCGGTCTACTATTTATCTATTCAAACAGTAGGGACAATTGGCACGGATTGGGTCAATGATGTCCTATTTGGAGACTATATTCCAGCTGCTGCAGCATCTTTTCTTGATTATTTGCATGTAGAGGCTTGGCTGACTGATTTGATTGTTGATGGGATTATCGCCGGTGTAGGAACCGTTCTCGGTTTTTTACCCCAAATTTTTGTGCTGTTTATTTGTCTGGGAGTTTTAGAAGATATCGGTTACATGAGCCGGATTGCTTTTGTTATGGATCGGATTTTCAGGCGTTTCGGGCTGTCCGGAAAATCTTTTATTCCTATGCTGATTGCGACAGGCTGCGGAGTTCCGGGGATTATGGCCAGCCGGACAATTGAAAATGAACGCGACCGCCGCATTACAATTATGACAGCAACTTTTATGCCCTGTTCGGCCAAACTCTCAATTATTGCTCTCATTGCCGGTGCTTTTTTCCCAGACAATCCTTGGATTGCACCAAGTGCCTATTTTTTGGGTTTCGGAGCTATTATTTTATCGGGAATTGCCCTTAAGAAAACACGCCTTTTAGGCGGTTACGCCAGTCCTTTTATTATGGAACTGCCAGCTTATCATCTGCCTAAAATCACGGCCGTCTTTCACTATGCTTTTGGTAAGGCCTTAAGTTTTATTAAACGTGCAGGAACGATTATTTTCACTCTGACTGTTTTCATATGGTTTGCCTCTTCCTATAATTTTTCTCTGCAGGCTGTATCTGCTGAGAAGAGTATTTTAGCCGGTCTGGGTCACACTCTGTCCTGGGTTTTTGCCCCGCTTGGCTTTGGAAATTGGAAGGCAACAGTTGCTGCGCTAACCGGTCTTGCAGCTAAAGAAACAGTCGTCGCAACTTTTGGGGTGCTCTATCATAATCCCGGAGCAGAAGAGGGGAGCCGTCAGCTTTGGCACAGTCTGCAGGGCGATTACAGTTCTCTGGCCGCTTATTCCTTTTTGGCTTTTAACCTTCTGTGTGCCCCTTGTTTTGCTGCGATTGGGGCTATTAAACGGGAAATGGGGGCTTTGAAATGGACACTTGCAGCCATCGGTTTTCAAACAGGGCTGGCTTATGCGGTCAGCTTGATGATCTATCAGTTTGGACTTGTTCTCTTTTACGGCCAGCCCTTATCAGCATGGAGTATGGCAGCCCTCGTTTTACTGTGCTTGCTGCTGTATTTTGTCGGCAGAAAACCTCGGCAGTTTAAAGAAAAGATAATCAGCATTGATAATTTGGGAATGGTACAGAAGTAG
- a CDS encoding FeoA family protein, whose translation MSQLILKNGTVRVPYQIISIDLPEKSVRYLSNLGVKVGCRLELVSKTKTSAIVMLKSSRLAFDASILSKINVAEIENKQSELPLSQLKPGESAYIADIHTIGEAKRRLMDMGLTRHTKVYLRKRAPLGDPLELNLRGYELTLRKSEAQMISVVKLNDKETR comes from the coding sequence ATGAGTCAATTGATTTTGAAAAACGGGACTGTCAGGGTTCCTTATCAAATTATTAGTATTGATCTGCCTGAAAAAAGTGTCAGATATCTGTCTAACTTAGGGGTAAAGGTAGGGTGCAGACTGGAGCTGGTTTCTAAAACAAAAACAAGTGCAATAGTGATGTTAAAGTCCAGCCGCCTTGCTTTTGATGCCTCTATTTTAAGTAAAATTAATGTAGCCGAAATAGAGAATAAGCAGTCAGAGCTTCCCTTATCACAGTTAAAGCCTGGGGAATCTGCCTATATAGCTGATATACATACAATCGGTGAAGCCAAACGCCGTTTGATGGATATGGGGCTGACCCGCCATACAAAAGTTTATTTAAGAAAGCGGGCCCCGCTTGGCGATCCGCTTGAACTTAATCTGCGAGGTTATGAACTGACACTGAGAAAATCAGAAGCACAGATGATTAGTGTGGTTAAATTAAATGATAAGGAGACAAGATGA
- a CDS encoding amino acid ABC transporter ATP-binding protein has translation MAETLISIKNLHKYFGKNEVLKGIDLDIKQGEVVVIIGPSGSGKSTFLRTMNLLEVPTKGTISFEGVDITDKKNDIFKMREKMGMVFQQFNLFPNMTVLENITLSPVKTKGLAGDKAKKKAFELLARVGLQDKAGAYPASLSGGQQQRIAIARSLAMDPDVLLFDEPTSALDPEMVGEVLSVMQDLAKSGMTMAIVTHEMGFAREVADRVLFMDEGVIVEEGKPEAIFEAAQEERTRDFLSKVL, from the coding sequence ATGGCAGAAACACTTATTTCAATTAAGAATCTTCATAAATATTTTGGCAAAAATGAAGTGCTGAAAGGGATCGATCTGGATATCAAACAGGGAGAAGTCGTTGTGATTATCGGGCCCTCCGGATCTGGAAAATCCACCTTTTTGCGTACTATGAACCTTCTTGAAGTGCCGACTAAGGGGACTATCAGCTTTGAGGGGGTAGATATTACGGATAAGAAAAATGATATTTTTAAGATGCGGGAAAAGATGGGGATGGTTTTTCAGCAGTTCAATCTTTTTCCAAATATGACAGTGCTTGAGAATATTACCCTATCTCCTGTTAAAACGAAAGGCTTGGCTGGAGACAAAGCCAAGAAAAAAGCTTTTGAACTGCTGGCAAGAGTTGGTTTGCAGGATAAGGCGGGGGCCTACCCGGCCAGTTTGTCCGGCGGCCAGCAGCAGCGGATTGCTATAGCGCGGAGTTTAGCAATGGATCCTGATGTCCTGCTTTTTGACGAGCCCACATCAGCTCTTGATCCGGAAATGGTAGGAGAGGTTCTGTCTGTTATGCAGGATTTAGCCAAATCGGGGATGACAATGGCTATTGTGACCCATGAAATGGGCTTTGCCAGAGAAGTTGCGGATCGTGTCCTCTTTATGGACGAGGGAGTCATTGTTGAAGAAGGGAAACCGGAAGCGATTTTTGAAGCAGCTCAGGAAGAGAGAACGCGGGACTTTTTAAGCAAAGTTTTATGA
- a CDS encoding amino acid ABC transporter permease has protein sequence MDFSFLPTYWAYFNYGVLVTVMISACVVFFGTIIGILVSLLKRTNIKVFDWLVSFYVWVFRGTPMVVQIMIAFAWMHFSHVPTIGFGVLDLDFSRLLPGIIILSLNSGAYISEIVRAGIEAVPKGQLEAAYSLGIRPVNAMRYVILPQAFKNILPALGNEFITIIKDSSLLQTIGVMELWNGAQSVVTATYLPVSPLLFAAFYYLMVTTVMSALVKRLENRMGQGR, from the coding sequence ATGGATTTTTCGTTTTTGCCGACCTACTGGGCTTATTTTAATTACGGTGTTTTAGTGACCGTTATGATTTCGGCCTGTGTGGTATTTTTTGGGACAATTATCGGTATCTTAGTTTCCCTGCTTAAACGCACTAATATAAAGGTATTTGATTGGCTGGTCAGCTTCTATGTTTGGGTTTTTCGCGGTACGCCGATGGTTGTACAGATTATGATTGCCTTTGCCTGGATGCATTTCAGTCATGTGCCGACAATCGGCTTTGGTGTTCTGGATTTGGATTTCTCCCGTCTGCTTCCAGGGATTATTATCCTGTCTCTTAACAGCGGAGCTTATATTTCTGAAATCGTTCGGGCAGGAATTGAGGCTGTGCCTAAAGGTCAGCTTGAAGCCGCTTATTCGCTGGGTATTCGTCCGGTGAATGCTATGCGCTATGTTATTTTGCCGCAGGCTTTTAAAAATATCCTTCCGGCTTTGGGGAATGAGTTTATTACAATTATTAAAGATAGCTCGCTTTTACAGACTATCGGCGTTATGGAATTATGGAACGGTGCTCAGTCGGTTGTAACGGCAACCTATTTGCCTGTCAGTCCGCTTTTGTTTGCTGCTTTTTATTATTTAATGGTGACAACAGTTATGTCAGCTCTGGTTAAAAGACTGGAGAACCGGATGGGACAAGGGAGGTAA
- a CDS encoding YkuJ family protein — protein sequence MESHLVRIINRLDLMATDGANLKRNFERDGVVVAEVSFSNEPEAGPVFTLRDVEAHETYSFDSIDLIAMEIYDLLY from the coding sequence ATGGAATCACATTTAGTGAGAATTATCAATCGTCTTGATTTAATGGCGACTGATGGTGCCAATCTTAAACGTAATTTTGAACGCGATGGTGTTGTTGTCGCAGAAGTCTCTTTCAGCAATGAGCCGGAGGCTGGTCCGGTTTTTACCTTACGTGATGTTGAAGCGCATGAGACCTACTCGTTTGATAGTATTGATCTTATTGCAATGGAAATTTATGACTTATTGTATTAA
- the argF gene encoding ornithine carbamoyltransferase — translation MNAPLSFLKEVDFSKEELLELIDLSLHFKQLKKEKTPHHYLEGLNIALIFEKTSTRTRSAFTVAGQDLGMQVTYLGSDEIQLGRKESVADTAKVLGSMFDGIEYRGFKQEDVETLARYAGVPVWNGLTDTWHPTQMIADFMTLKEVFGSLEGLHIAYVGDGRNNVAHSLLVTAAILGVNITIIAPASLQPEKEIVALAEQHNNGALIKITDELEAVEGADMLYTDVWVSMGEEIDFKERIDLLLPYQINAELLAKTGKTNTVVMHCLPAFHDRKTEIGLSLYEKYGLAELEITDDIFQKHSPIIFQEAENRLHSIKAIMYYSLKEG, via the coding sequence ATGAATGCCCCCCTATCTTTTTTAAAAGAGGTTGATTTCAGTAAAGAAGAACTCTTGGAGCTGATTGATTTAAGCCTTCATTTCAAACAGCTAAAAAAAGAGAAAACCCCTCACCATTATTTAGAAGGCCTCAATATTGCTCTTATTTTTGAGAAAACCAGCACACGGACACGATCAGCCTTTACTGTTGCCGGACAAGATTTAGGTATGCAGGTTACTTATCTTGGTTCGGATGAAATCCAGCTTGGCCGTAAGGAATCTGTTGCTGATACGGCTAAGGTTTTGGGTTCAATGTTTGATGGCATTGAGTACCGTGGTTTTAAGCAGGAAGATGTGGAAACTTTAGCCCGCTATGCCGGAGTGCCTGTTTGGAACGGTCTGACTGATACATGGCATCCGACCCAGATGATTGCTGATTTTATGACTTTAAAAGAAGTCTTTGGTTCTTTAGAGGGTCTGCATATCGCTTATGTAGGCGATGGCCGCAACAATGTAGCACACTCGCTTTTAGTTACAGCAGCTATTTTAGGAGTCAATATTACGATTATTGCCCCCGCTTCACTGCAGCCGGAAAAGGAAATTGTTGCGCTTGCTGAGCAGCATAATAACGGGGCTCTCATCAAGATTACAGATGAGCTTGAAGCTGTTGAGGGAGCCGACATGCTCTATACAGATGTTTGGGTATCCATGGGAGAAGAGATTGATTTCAAGGAGCGGATTGACTTGCTGCTGCCCTATCAGATCAATGCAGAACTTCTTGCAAAAACAGGTAAAACTAATACTGTTGTAATGCACTGTCTGCCAGCTTTTCACGACCGTAAAACAGAGATTGGCTTGAGTCTTTATGAAAAATACGGCCTTGCTGAGTTGGAAATTACAGACGACATTTTTCAAAAGCACAGTCCCATTATTTTTCAGGAGGCAGAGAATCGTCTGCACTCAATCAAAGCTATCATGTACTATTCTTTAAAAGAAGGATAA